The Sphaerochaeta globosa str. Buddy region GCCTCCCTTGCTGAGCTTGAAGCACTTCCAGAAACAAGGAATATGGAGACCTACTTTGCAGGACAACCGATCCAAGTGGGATATTGCAATGGACGCAACACCTCCATCAACGGGGCGGAGTACCACAAAAGCCCCGAGCTGTTTATCGCAGTAACCGACTGCCTGCAATTTCTCACGCCTTTCAGCCAACTCAAAGATTTTTCTTCAGTCCATACAAACAGTGCTGAACTCTTTTACTTTCCCAAGGGTTCGGTTGCCCTTATCAAGGAGAGGGTGTTGCACCTTGCCCCCCTTTGTGTTCACAAGGAGGGTTTCAAGTCCATCATCGTCCTGCCCAAGGGGACCAATGAGCCGTTGGACAAGGAGCTTCAGAAAGACCCGAGCTGCGAGGAAGACAGACTTTTGTTCAAACAAAACAAATGGATGCTTGCTCACCCGGCTAGAGTCCAACTTACTTCCCAGGGGGTCGTGGTGGGACTTGAAGGTGAAAATCTGAGTATCAATCCTTTGGCATAAAGAAACGACCGGCCCTCCAAAGGCCGGTCTGACAGCTAAGGACACTGAAGGCCGCTTATAGCGGCCTTCAGGTGAACATTACTTGGAAATAAGCATAGTCTTGGGATCAAGACTGACGCCCATAGGCTTTTCGACCATCCCCCCATGAGACTTCACAGCAGTCATGACTACCTTGTCACGCTCCTCATTGTAAATGAGTCCGATAAGGACGTCGATCAGGTTGATGTATTTGAGCATGGTATTGGGAACACCATACTTGTCGTATACTACATCTGCACGAACCGGTGATACACTGAACCATACCTCCAGATTCATGCTCTCGGCAAACTGTTTGATTTTTCTAACATCATCCTCGGTTGCGATGGTTAGCTTGTACCCATCGAAAAGAATGGCGTCAGCTTTGAAAGAACCATGCTTGATCAAGGTTTCCAAGCTGGAAAGCACCTTTTCAATGGTGACATTTTCCTGACTGAAATTCATGACCACACGGTTTGAGAGAATATTATTGTACACGGATGCAGCATCATCGAGGCTGCGTCCCTCGGAGACTTCCCGGAAAACTTCTTTATACCAATTGATGACATGCTCAACATTGCCGGAAAAGGAAACGTGGATTACATGCTCCCCTCTGAGCAGTTTATCGGTAGCCAGGTGGACCAGACATGCTGTTTTCCCAACTCCGTGACGAGAAACGAGGACACCGAGGTTTCCACGACCGAGCCCGCCGCCCAGTGACTCATCAAAAACGCGAAGAGGACTCAAGTCGTTCAACTCTTGAATTTCCATAGTGCTCACCTCCAAGTAGTATTTAGGTTCACCCTCAGTATACTATGGAAATTGCCGATTGGGTACTTTTTTACGCATAGGCGCAAAGAAGAGCCCCCAACCGGAGGTATCTCCTTTTGGGGGCTTGGATGAAAAGCTAAAAGAATTTACTTCTGCTCTTTCCTTCGCTTCTCCTGATAATCCTTCTTCAGCTGTTCGGAAACACCGGAAGGTACGCGACCGTATTTGCCCAGTTCCATCGTGAACTCGCCCTTACCTTGGGTAAGAGAACGAAGCACAGTGGAGTAACCGAACATCTCGGCGAGGGGTACTTCTGCAATAACGGTACACATGGCATTATCCTCGGTAGAGCCGACAATAAGACCACGTCTTTGGTTGATCGAAGCGAACACTCCACCTTGGAACTCGTTCGGAGCAACAACCTCAACCTTCATAATCGGCTCGAGGATAACCGGCTTTGCCTTCTCAAAGGCTTCGCGGAATGCACCCAAAGCAGCTGTCTGGAAAGCTTGGTCGGAAGAGTCAACCGGGTGCCAGGCACCATCGTTGACTACTGCCTTGACGCCGATGACCGGGAAACCAACCTGGCTGCCCTTCTTGACGGCCATCTGGAAGCCCTTGTCGCAGGAAGGAATATACTCGGTCGGGATGGCACCACCCTTAACCTCGTCAGAGAACTCGTACGGCTTATATTCTTCACCTTCCACCGGATCAGGAAGCGGCTCGAAATAACCGGCAACACGTGCATACTGACCGGATCCACCAGTCTGCTTCTTGTGGGTGTAGTTGAAGTCAGCACGGGCAGTAATGGCTTCACGGTAGGCAACTTCAGGTTGACCAACCTCGACCTCTGCCTTGTACTCACGCTTCATACGCTCAACATAGACTTCAAGGTGCAATTCGCCCATACCTTGGATGATGGTCTGGTTGGACTCGGGGTCCACGAAACTGCGGAACGTCGGGTCTTCCTTAGTGAAGCGGTTCAATGCCTTACCCATGTTGTCGGCAGCCTTCTTGTCAATCGGCTTGATGGCCAATGAGATAACAGGGGTGGGGACATACATGGAGGACAGTGAGTAGTTGAGCTTCGGATCGCAGAACGTGTCACCACTTGCGCATTCGATACCGAAGAGGGCAGCAATCTCACCGCAACCGGCTTCAGTCAAGTCTTCCATCGCAGCGGCGTGCATACGAATCAAACGACCTACGCGGAACTTTTTCTTTGAACGGGTGTTGTACAGTTCGTCGCCCTTCTTCACCTTGCCCTGATAGACACGGACATAGGTGAGCTGGCCGTACTGACCATCCTCAAGCTTGAAAGCAAGAATGACAGGAGGCATATCTTCAGTAGACTGGAGAATCACTTCGGTCTCGTTCTTGTCAAGGTCCAATGCCCTGTTCACAACTTCGGTCGGATTGGGCAGGAAACTCACTACAGCATCAAGCAACGGCTGGATACCCTTGTTCTTGTAAGCTGAACCCATGAATACCGGGCACAGCTCAAGACGGATGGTAGCCTCACGGATTGCCTTCTGCAGCAATTCAACGGTTACCTTATCCTCAAGCATGGCTTCCATCAACTCGTCAGAACTCATGGAAACACCGTCGAGCAACTCCTCGCGTCGGGCAAGAGCCTCTTCCATAAGATTGGCGGGAATCTCTGCTTCGCGAACCTGGTCAGCATTCTCGCCTGCATCGAAATAGAGTGCCTTCATGGAAATCAAGTCGACCACACCTTCAAGGCGGTCTTCAAGGCCGATGGGAATCTGCATGAGAACGGCATTCAACCCGAGCTTCTCAACCAGCTGTTTCTTGACGCGGTACGGATTGGCACCGGTTCGGTCACACTTGTTGATAAAGGCAATGCGGGGAACATGGTAACGCTTCATCTGTCGGTCGACAGTGATAGACTGGCTCTGTACACCACCTACGGAACAAAGGACCAAAACTGCACCGTCAAGAACACGCAGTGAACGTTCTACCTCGATAGTAAAGTCGACGTGGCCCGGAGTATCGATAACGTTGATTTCCGTTCCTTTCCAATTGACGTTAGTTGCAGCAGAGGCGATCGTAATGCCTCGTTCTCGCTCGAGCTCCATGCTATCCATGGTGGCGCCAACGCCATCCTTACCACGAACTTCGTGAATTTCGTGGATCTTATTGCAGTAGTAGAGGATGCGTTCGGAGAGAGTCGTCTTTCCCGAGTCAATATGGGCACTGATTCCGATGTTCCTCAAGTTTTGCAAACTAGCCATTCTGTATAACCTCTATAAAATAGAATAAAAACGAATCCACAGGTATCCCTGCAGTACCAAACAATGCCTGACGGGAAAGGGCTTTCTTCCTTACACACATCAGGTTAACATCTGAAGGGAGTGGAAGGGACGAAGAAGTAACTCAGCTGTCCCACCGTACCTCGTGGATAATAATATATCTGCTTATTTTGTGCAATCCCTTTTCCCAATACAATCCTTTTCCGACTCGACACTTGTGTGATACAATGGCTTTGAGGTGTGCCATGGAAACGATTTTCACCAAGATTTTAAAAGGGGATATTCCCAGCGTTAAACTTCATGAGGACGAACTTTGCTTCGCCATCCTTGACATTAATCCAGTCAATAAAGGGCACCTGTTACTCATCACCAAGGAGCCCTATCCAACCCTCCAATCGTGTCCGGATGAGGTATTGGCCCATCTCATCAGACTGGCAAAACAAGCTGATGCAACGCTCAGGGAACGCCTCGGCTGTGACGCAACGAACTTGATCGTCAACAATGGCAAGGAGAGCGGACAAGAGGTTGCTCACCTGCACTTCCATA contains the following coding sequences:
- the fusA gene encoding elongation factor G, giving the protein MASLQNLRNIGISAHIDSGKTTLSERILYYCNKIHEIHEVRGKDGVGATMDSMELERERGITIASAATNVNWKGTEINVIDTPGHVDFTIEVERSLRVLDGAVLVLCSVGGVQSQSITVDRQMKRYHVPRIAFINKCDRTGANPYRVKKQLVEKLGLNAVLMQIPIGLEDRLEGVVDLISMKALYFDAGENADQVREAEIPANLMEEALARREELLDGVSMSSDELMEAMLEDKVTVELLQKAIREATIRLELCPVFMGSAYKNKGIQPLLDAVVSFLPNPTEVVNRALDLDKNETEVILQSTEDMPPVILAFKLEDGQYGQLTYVRVYQGKVKKGDELYNTRSKKKFRVGRLIRMHAAAMEDLTEAGCGEIAALFGIECASGDTFCDPKLNYSLSSMYVPTPVISLAIKPIDKKAADNMGKALNRFTKEDPTFRSFVDPESNQTIIQGMGELHLEVYVERMKREYKAEVEVGQPEVAYREAITARADFNYTHKKQTGGSGQYARVAGYFEPLPDPVEGEEYKPYEFSDEVKGGAIPTEYIPSCDKGFQMAVKKGSQVGFPVIGVKAVVNDGAWHPVDSSDQAFQTAALGAFREAFEKAKPVILEPIMKVEVVAPNEFQGGVFASINQRRGLIVGSTEDNAMCTVIAEVPLAEMFGYSTVLRSLTQGKGEFTMELGKYGRVPSGVSEQLKKDYQEKRRKEQK
- a CDS encoding DUF4867 family protein, whose product is MQSSFYHIPCALISANPHLMIHRIDSSRFSQYGTLLPSLCVQELIASQEKLTTIPKEGNIYVASLAELEALPETRNMETYFAGQPIQVGYCNGRNTSINGAEYHKSPELFIAVTDCLQFLTPFSQLKDFSSVHTNSAELFYFPKGSVALIKERVLHLAPLCVHKEGFKSIIVLPKGTNEPLDKELQKDPSCEEDRLLFKQNKWMLAHPARVQLTSQGVVVGLEGENLSINPLA
- a CDS encoding HIT family protein — protein: METIFTKILKGDIPSVKLHEDELCFAILDINPVNKGHLLLITKEPYPTLQSCPDEVLAHLIRLAKQADATLRERLGCDATNLIVNNGKESGQEVAHLHFHIVPRFKDDHKNIQLSKETYTDGEMAEYGKQLEF